One genomic window of Sphingomonas sp. C3-2 includes the following:
- a CDS encoding cytochrome P450 — protein MATRAPDMSPLSVSDPLDVSRAEIYRDHQWHEPFRRLRAESPVYRCENSAFGPYWSVTTYKPIVHVESLPELYSSSWQYGGITLADPKETATFTMPMFIAMDRPEHTAERRTVAPAFTPSEMVRLSTSIRERTAQLLDSLPLGARFDWVDTVSIELTTQMLAILFDFPWEDRRKLPYWSDWAGNIELVHNEETRQQRLNVLFEMGAYFKTLWAEKAKQPPGPDLISMMVHSEAMSHMDEHEFLGNLILLIVGGNDTTRNSMTGLAYGLNKFPEERAKLEGNPAIIPNAVSEIIRWQTPLAHMRRTATEDTELEGQRIAKGDKLALWYISGNRDESVFPNADRLIVDRENARRHLAFGYGIHRCVGARLAELQLSILLEEMAKRRLRVNVLDEPDRVAACFVNGYRSLPVELSRY, from the coding sequence ATGGCAACGCGTGCGCCCGACATGTCCCCCTTGTCCGTTTCCGATCCGCTCGATGTCAGCCGGGCCGAAATCTACCGCGATCATCAATGGCATGAACCCTTTCGGCGGCTGCGCGCCGAATCCCCCGTCTATCGGTGCGAGAACAGCGCCTTCGGTCCCTATTGGTCGGTGACGACGTACAAGCCGATCGTCCATGTCGAGTCGCTTCCCGAACTCTATTCCTCCTCCTGGCAATATGGCGGCATCACCCTTGCCGATCCCAAGGAAACCGCCACGTTCACGATGCCGATGTTCATCGCGATGGATCGGCCCGAGCATACCGCCGAACGCCGCACGGTCGCCCCCGCCTTCACGCCGAGCGAGATGGTCCGTCTCTCCACCTCGATCCGCGAACGCACCGCGCAGTTGCTCGATTCGCTGCCGCTGGGCGCGCGGTTCGACTGGGTCGACACGGTCTCGATCGAACTCACCACGCAGATGCTCGCCATCCTGTTCGATTTCCCGTGGGAAGATCGCCGCAAGCTGCCCTATTGGTCCGACTGGGCGGGCAATATCGAGCTTGTCCATAACGAGGAAACCCGCCAGCAACGGCTCAACGTGCTGTTCGAAATGGGCGCCTATTTCAAGACGCTCTGGGCCGAAAAGGCCAAGCAGCCGCCGGGCCCCGATCTCATCTCGATGATGGTCCATTCCGAGGCGATGAGCCATATGGACGAGCACGAGTTTCTCGGAAACCTCATCCTGCTCATCGTCGGCGGCAACGATACCACGCGCAATTCGATGACCGGGCTGGCTTATGGGCTCAACAAATTCCCCGAAGAACGCGCCAAGCTCGAGGGCAATCCCGCGATCATCCCCAATGCGGTGTCCGAAATCATCCGCTGGCAGACCCCGCTCGCGCATATGCGCCGCACCGCCACCGAGGATACCGAGCTTGAAGGCCAGCGCATCGCCAAGGGTGACAAGCTCGCGCTCTGGTATATCTCGGGCAATCGCGACGAAAGCGTCTTTCCCAATGCCGACCGGCTGATCGTCGACCGCGAAAATGCCCGGCGCCACCTCGCCTTTGGCTATGGCATCCATCGCTGCGTGGGGGCCCGGCTGGCCGAGCTTCAGCTCTCGATCCTGCTCGAAGAAATGGCCAAGCGGCGGCTGCGCGTGAACGTGCTGGACGAACCAGACCGCGTCGCCGCCTGTTTCGTCAACGGCTATCGCAGCCTGCCGGTCGAACTCAGCCGCTATTGA
- a CDS encoding heme exporter protein CcmB: protein MSIFLLLVRRDIATGFRAGGALLPVAFFLLVATLYPFAVGTDAQLLARTGGGILWVAALLAALLPVDRLIAPDRDSGVLDQIALRGVSDELVALAKIVAHWVCFGPPLMLAALPAAALLRLDGATLAVVEAGLAIGTPGLAALGVAVSAITAGLRGAGALAGLLMLPLLVPILIFGAGAIGDGSGSALKLLAAASLLLIGGAPFVAGAAIRAGRE, encoded by the coding sequence ATGAGCATCTTTCTGCTCCTCGTCCGGCGCGATATCGCCACCGGCTTTCGCGCGGGCGGCGCGCTGCTGCCCGTAGCCTTCTTCCTGCTCGTCGCGACGCTCTATCCCTTTGCCGTCGGCACCGACGCGCAGCTGCTCGCGCGCACGGGTGGCGGCATCCTCTGGGTGGCCGCGCTCCTCGCCGCGCTGCTCCCGGTCGATCGGCTGATCGCGCCCGACCGCGATTCGGGCGTGCTCGATCAGATCGCGCTGCGCGGGGTCAGCGACGAGCTTGTCGCGCTCGCCAAGATCGTCGCGCACTGGGTGTGCTTCGGCCCGCCGCTGATGCTCGCCGCGCTCCCCGCTGCGGCGCTTCTCCGGCTCGACGGCGCCACGCTTGCGGTGGTCGAGGCGGGGCTCGCCATCGGCACGCCGGGGCTCGCCGCACTCGGCGTCGCGGTCAGCGCGATCACCGCGGGCCTGCGCGGCGCGGGCGCGCTGGCGGGGCTGCTGATGCTGCCCCTACTCGTTCCCATTTTGATTTTCGGGGCCGGCGCGATCGGCGACGGCTCAGGCAGCGCGCTCAAGCTGCTCGCCGCCGCCAGCCTGTTGCTGATCGGCGGCGCGCCCTTCGTCGCCGGTGCGGCCATTCGCGCCGGGCGCGAATGA
- a CDS encoding 4a-hydroxytetrahydrobiopterin dehydratase, translated as MVEQLSEAERAEALDALPDWDYDESRDAIIRTFTFADFSEAFAFMTRVALLAEVADHHPEWSNVYNRVEILLTTHDAGGLSPRDVDMAEKIEALLD; from the coding sequence ATGGTCGAGCAGTTGAGTGAAGCGGAGCGCGCCGAAGCGCTCGATGCGCTGCCCGACTGGGATTATGATGAATCGCGCGATGCGATCATCCGCACCTTCACCTTTGCCGATTTTTCCGAAGCCTTTGCGTTCATGACGCGCGTGGCGCTGCTGGCCGAGGTGGCCGACCATCATCCCGAATGGTCGAACGTCTATAACCGCGTCGAAATCCTGCTCACCACGCACGACGCCGGCGGCCTTTCGCCGCGCGACGTCGACATGGCGGAGAAGATCGAAGCGCTGCTCGACTGA
- a CDS encoding SDR family oxidoreductase, producing the protein MDNKAIFITGGGSGIGRATAQLFARNGWFVGLADINQAGMADTAALLPRGQSSIHVMDVTDREQWRQALDAFAGFTGGRLDVLFNNAGIARGGQFIDTDPKDSDLVIEINLKGVINGAHMALPLLRATPGSCLLNTCSAAGIYGGPGLSIYAASKFGVRGFSEALDIEWRPLGIKVRTLMPSFIDTPLLDVVTAGSNGTARDSVVSAGLEFTPVEDVAQAAWNAVHGERLHSIVGKTARSMAFAARWMPGVLRRKLGERLEAKR; encoded by the coding sequence ATGGATAACAAGGCAATTTTCATCACCGGGGGCGGTTCGGGGATTGGTCGGGCAACCGCGCAGCTGTTCGCCCGGAACGGCTGGTTCGTCGGGCTGGCCGACATCAACCAGGCGGGCATGGCCGATACCGCCGCCCTCCTGCCGCGCGGCCAATCGAGCATCCATGTCATGGACGTCACCGACCGGGAACAGTGGCGTCAGGCGCTTGATGCCTTTGCCGGCTTCACCGGCGGCCGGCTCGACGTTCTCTTCAACAATGCCGGAATCGCGCGCGGCGGCCAGTTCATCGACACCGATCCCAAGGACAGCGATCTCGTCATCGAGATCAACCTGAAGGGGGTGATCAACGGTGCGCACATGGCGCTGCCGCTGCTCCGCGCCACGCCCGGTTCGTGCCTGCTCAACACCTGCTCGGCTGCGGGCATCTATGGCGGGCCGGGCCTGTCGATCTATGCCGCCAGCAAGTTCGGCGTGCGCGGCTTCAGCGAAGCGCTCGACATCGAATGGCGTCCGCTCGGCATCAAGGTCCGCACCCTCATGCCCAGCTTCATCGACACACCGCTGCTCGACGTCGTCACCGCCGGCAGCAACGGCACCGCGCGCGACAGCGTGGTGAGCGCGGGGCTCGAATTCACCCCGGTCGAGGACGTCGCCCAGGCCGCATGGAATGCGGTGCACGGCGAAAGGCTGCACAGCATCGTCGGCAAGACGGCGCGTTCGATGGCCTTTGCCGCGCGCTGGATGCCGGGCGTGCTCCGCCGCAAGCTCGGTGAACGGCTTGAGGCGAAGCGCTGA
- a CDS encoding SURF1 family protein translates to MKRLPIIPTIIVGAAIAAMIALGLWQLGRADEKRALLAVYTANLAKPAIAYPALAPVPDEALFRPSSAQCLEVVNWRAEAGRTRTGESGYRFIAECRTGAEGPGLLADMGVSRNPAFRPAWTGGQVTGRITTEPQHGSLIGQLFGNAPPPRPMLISDNAAPGLEPSAQPSIDEIPNNHLAYAGQWFFFAAVAAIIYFLALRRRQRPTDR, encoded by the coding sequence ATGAAGCGCCTGCCGATCATTCCGACCATCATCGTGGGGGCGGCCATTGCCGCGATGATCGCGCTTGGCCTGTGGCAACTGGGCCGCGCCGACGAGAAGCGCGCGCTGCTCGCCGTCTATACCGCCAACCTTGCCAAGCCCGCCATCGCCTATCCAGCACTTGCGCCCGTTCCCGACGAGGCACTGTTCCGGCCATCCTCGGCACAGTGCCTGGAGGTGGTGAACTGGCGCGCCGAGGCGGGGCGGACGCGGACCGGCGAATCGGGCTATCGCTTCATCGCCGAATGCCGGACAGGGGCTGAGGGCCCCGGGCTGCTCGCGGATATGGGGGTATCGCGCAACCCGGCCTTTCGCCCGGCCTGGACCGGCGGGCAGGTGACCGGGCGGATCACCACCGAGCCGCAGCATGGTAGCCTGATCGGGCAGCTGTTCGGCAACGCGCCGCCGCCCCGGCCGATGCTGATTTCCGACAATGCCGCGCCGGGGCTGGAGCCGAGCGCGCAGCCCTCGATCGACGAAATTCCGAACAACCACCTTGCCTATGCAGGGCAGTGGTTCTTCTTCGCCGCGGTGGCGGCGATCATCTATTTTCTCGCACTTCGCCGCCGCCAACGCCCGACTGATAGATAA
- the thrC gene encoding threonine synthase yields the protein MRYISTRGSAPALGFEDVTLTGLASDGGLYVPEAWPSMSRDDIAALAGLSYVETAVRVMAPFVGDALTEDELRELCTQAYGRFSVDSVTPLVQLDHQQWLLELFHGPTLAFKDVALQLLGLLFEKFLSKRDTHVTIVGATSGDTGSAAIDAVAGRAKVDIFMLHPEGRVSDVQRRQMTTVLAPNVHNIAIKGSFDDAQALVKAMFADPDFSGRFALSAVNSINWARLMAQVVYYFYAAVRLGGPDRKIAFSVPTGNFGDVFAGYVAARMGLPIERLIVATNVNDILHRALSTGDYSAGTVVPTATPSMDIQVSSNFERLLFDLGGRDGAAMAEAMRQFDANRTLQLSNAQREGAAGLFSSARIDADSMSLAMRWAHERANQVIDPHSAVGLAAARAAGIAADVPVVTLATAHPAKFQDAVERATGVRPSLPTRVGALYEREERYDVLPATMEALTEYIGARATPRA from the coding sequence ATGCGCTATATCAGCACCAGGGGGAGCGCACCGGCGCTCGGTTTCGAGGATGTGACGCTTACGGGCCTCGCATCGGATGGCGGTCTTTATGTGCCTGAGGCATGGCCTAGCATGTCGCGGGACGATATCGCCGCGCTTGCCGGCCTGTCTTATGTCGAGACGGCGGTGCGCGTCATGGCGCCGTTCGTCGGCGACGCGCTGACCGAAGACGAGCTGCGCGAACTGTGCACCCAGGCCTATGGCCGCTTCTCGGTCGATTCGGTCACGCCGCTGGTGCAGCTCGATCATCAGCAATGGCTGCTCGAACTGTTCCATGGCCCGACGCTGGCGTTCAAGGACGTGGCGCTGCAGCTGCTGGGGCTGTTGTTCGAGAAATTCCTGTCGAAGCGCGACACGCATGTGACGATCGTCGGTGCGACCTCGGGCGACACCGGTTCGGCCGCGATCGACGCGGTGGCGGGCCGCGCCAAGGTGGACATCTTCATGCTCCACCCCGAAGGCCGCGTCTCCGACGTGCAGCGCCGCCAGATGACCACCGTGCTTGCCCCCAATGTTCATAATATCGCGATCAAGGGCAGCTTCGACGACGCGCAGGCGCTGGTGAAGGCGATGTTCGCCGATCCTGATTTCTCGGGCCGGTTCGCGCTGTCGGCGGTGAATTCGATCAACTGGGCGCGCCTGATGGCGCAGGTCGTTTATTATTTCTACGCCGCCGTCCGCCTCGGCGGGCCCGATCGCAAGATCGCCTTTTCGGTGCCGACGGGCAATTTCGGTGATGTGTTCGCCGGCTATGTCGCCGCGCGCATGGGGCTGCCGATCGAACGCCTGATCGTCGCAACCAATGTGAACGACATCCTGCACCGCGCGCTTTCGACCGGCGACTATTCGGCCGGAACGGTGGTGCCGACCGCGACGCCGTCGATGGACATTCAGGTGAGCTCGAACTTCGAACGCCTGTTGTTCGATCTGGGCGGGCGCGACGGCGCGGCGATGGCGGAGGCCATGCGTCAGTTCGACGCCAACCGCACGCTGCAGCTAAGCAATGCGCAGCGCGAAGGCGCGGCAGGCCTGTTCTCGAGCGCGCGGATCGACGCTGACAGCATGTCGCTGGCCATGCGCTGGGCGCATGAGCGCGCGAACCAGGTGATCGACCCGCACAGCGCGGTCGGCCTTGCCGCCGCACGCGCGGCGGGCATCGCCGCCGATGTGCCGGTGGTGACGCTGGCGACCGCGCACCCGGCGAAGTTCCAGGATGCCGTCGAGCGCGCCACGGGCGTGCGCCCGTCGCTGCCGACGCGCGTGGGCGCGCTGTATGAGCGTGAAGAGCGTTACGACGTGCTGCCCGCGACGATGGAAGCGCTGACCGAATATATCGGCGCGCGCGCGACGCCCCGGGCATGA
- a CDS encoding class I SAM-dependent methyltransferase, which produces MNLHTLIGEPWPDYGLIDSGHGRKLERYGRFRFIRPEPQAMWAPAADDWDADAEFIPGSDEDGGGRWHFLKDVPRDGWHLRWDNVRFNAQCTPFRHLGFFPDMAPVWSWMREQVAGVDAPQVMNLFGYTGVGTLAMAAEGAQMVHVDASKKSVEAARQNAVLSGLADKPVRWIIDDATKFMAREVRRGRRYDGILMDPPKYGRGPDGEIWKLEEGLPGLIADTRQLLDENSRFCFLTVYAVRMSALAIGELMRQSLGDLPGTVEAGELVVREERRGLLLPTAIFARWRR; this is translated from the coding sequence ATGAACCTGCACACGCTCATCGGTGAACCCTGGCCGGATTATGGCCTGATTGATTCGGGGCATGGGCGCAAGCTGGAGCGTTATGGCCGGTTTCGCTTCATCCGCCCCGAACCGCAGGCGATGTGGGCACCGGCCGCCGATGACTGGGATGCCGATGCCGAGTTCATCCCCGGATCGGACGAGGATGGCGGCGGGCGCTGGCATTTCCTGAAGGACGTGCCGCGCGACGGCTGGCACCTGCGCTGGGACAATGTGCGGTTCAACGCCCAGTGCACGCCGTTCCGCCATCTCGGCTTCTTCCCCGACATGGCGCCGGTGTGGAGCTGGATGCGCGAGCAGGTGGCGGGTGTCGATGCGCCGCAGGTGATGAACCTGTTCGGCTATACCGGCGTCGGCACGCTCGCCATGGCGGCCGAGGGTGCGCAGATGGTGCATGTTGATGCGTCGAAGAAATCGGTCGAAGCGGCGCGGCAGAATGCCGTGCTGTCGGGACTGGCGGACAAGCCGGTGCGCTGGATCATCGACGATGCGACCAAGTTCATGGCGCGTGAAGTGCGCCGTGGCCGTCGTTATGACGGGATATTGATGGACCCGCCTAAATATGGGCGTGGGCCCGACGGCGAGATCTGGAAGCTGGAAGAAGGGCTGCCCGGGCTGATCGCCGATACGCGCCAGCTGCTCGACGAGAATAGCCGTTTCTGCTTCCTCACCGTCTATGCGGTGCGCATGTCCGCGCTCGCTATCGGGGAGCTGATGCGCCAGTCGCTGGGCGATTTGCCCGGCACGGTCGAAGCGGGCGAACTGGTGGTGCGCGAGGAACGCCGCGGACTGTTACTGCCGACCGCGATCTTCGCGCGCTGGCGCCGCTGA
- the queG gene encoding tRNA epoxyqueuosine(34) reductase QueG, whose product MVKGGIEQALREEAARLGFVACGIARADAAPATAARLHQWLADGCHGDMLWMAERAAQRGSPQGLWPEVQSVIMLGMSYAPVSDPLALADHPEAGRISVYAQGSDYHDIVKKALKHLARWLVERTGGELKVFVDTAPVMEKPLAEAAGIGWQGKHSNLVSRTDGSWLFLGAIYTTLELAPDRAGRDRCGSCRACQDACPTQAFPAPYRVDARRCVSYLTIEHKGPIPVEFRAALGNRIYGCDDCLAVCPWNKFAQAGRANRAFAPRAELTVPMLADLMALDDAGFRAVFSGSPIKRIGRDRMVRNAAIAAGNSGNPALLPVTEALLGDPDPAVRDAALWAAARLAPARYRYGEDIEALSAA is encoded by the coding sequence ATGGTGAAGGGCGGTATCGAGCAGGCATTGCGCGAGGAGGCGGCGCGGCTTGGCTTCGTTGCCTGCGGGATAGCGCGCGCCGATGCCGCGCCCGCGACCGCCGCGCGGCTCCACCAGTGGCTGGCCGATGGATGCCACGGCGACATGCTGTGGATGGCGGAGCGCGCAGCCCAGCGCGGTAGCCCGCAAGGGCTGTGGCCCGAGGTGCAATCGGTGATCATGCTGGGCATGAGCTATGCCCCCGTGAGTGATCCGCTGGCGCTGGCCGATCATCCCGAAGCGGGACGGATATCGGTCTATGCGCAGGGCAGCGACTATCACGACATCGTGAAAAAGGCGCTGAAGCATCTGGCGCGCTGGCTGGTCGAGCGGACGGGGGGCGAGCTCAAGGTTTTCGTCGATACCGCGCCGGTGATGGAAAAGCCGCTGGCCGAGGCGGCGGGGATTGGCTGGCAGGGCAAGCACAGCAATCTGGTGAGCCGGACCGATGGCAGCTGGTTGTTTCTGGGCGCGATCTACACGACGCTGGAGCTGGCGCCCGACCGGGCGGGGCGCGATCGGTGCGGATCGTGCCGCGCGTGCCAGGATGCCTGCCCGACACAGGCCTTCCCCGCGCCCTACCGCGTCGATGCGCGGCGGTGCGTTTCCTATCTGACGATCGAGCATAAGGGGCCGATCCCGGTGGAGTTCCGGGCGGCGCTGGGCAACCGCATCTATGGCTGCGACGATTGCCTTGCGGTGTGCCCGTGGAACAAGTTCGCGCAGGCCGGGCGCGCCAACCGCGCCTTTGCGCCGCGCGCCGAACTGACCGTGCCGATGCTTGCCGACCTGATGGCGCTCGACGATGCCGGGTTCCGCGCGGTGTTTTCGGGATCGCCGATCAAGCGGATCGGGCGCGACCGGATGGTGCGCAACGCCGCGATCGCGGCGGGCAATAGCGGCAACCCGGCCTTGCTGCCGGTAACCGAAGCATTGCTCGGCGATCCCGATCCGGCGGTGCGTGATGCCGCCTTATGGGCGGCCGCGCGGCTGGCGCCGGCGCGGTACCGCTACGGCGAGGATATCGAGGCGCTCAGCGCCGCTTGA
- a CDS encoding ABC transporter ATP-binding protein, whose amino-acid sequence MEMISAKVHHEAAVTAQGLTKFFGDRAVVKGIDLSVPRGMIYGILGPNGAGKTTTIRMLLGIIEPDRGSRTVLGHARPRDGGDHIGYLPEERGLYPGMKAVDAIAFMGALRGLPRAEGKARAAVLLREAGLGHAIDQRIRRLSKGMAQFVQLLGAIVHQPELIVLDEPFSGLDPVNQERLEALIVRERDRGATVLFSTHVMAHAERLCDRLAIIAGGQRRFEGTVDEARATLPMRALYTPRTNGPGLAALLPAGHEAVGAAYRFTLPPEGIEPLIQTLLAQGHGIAGLSLDRPGLHDAFVRIVNQANAEVQA is encoded by the coding sequence ATGGAGATGATTTCGGCCAAGGTGCACCACGAAGCGGCGGTGACGGCGCAGGGGCTTACCAAATTTTTCGGCGACCGTGCGGTCGTGAAAGGCATCGACCTCTCGGTTCCGCGCGGGATGATCTACGGCATTCTCGGTCCCAATGGCGCGGGCAAGACGACCACGATCCGCATGTTGCTCGGCATTATCGAGCCCGATCGGGGCAGCCGTACCGTGCTCGGCCATGCGCGCCCGCGCGATGGCGGCGATCATATCGGCTATCTGCCCGAAGAACGCGGCCTTTATCCGGGCATGAAGGCGGTCGACGCGATCGCGTTCATGGGCGCGCTGCGCGGCCTGCCCCGCGCCGAGGGCAAGGCACGCGCGGCAGTTCTGCTGCGCGAGGCCGGGCTCGGGCACGCGATCGACCAGCGCATCCGCCGCCTGTCCAAGGGGATGGCGCAGTTCGTCCAGTTGCTCGGCGCGATCGTCCACCAGCCCGAACTCATCGTGCTCGACGAACCCTTTTCGGGCCTCGATCCGGTCAACCAGGAACGGCTTGAGGCGCTCATCGTGCGCGAACGCGATCGCGGCGCCACCGTGCTCTTTTCCACCCATGTCATGGCGCATGCCGAACGGCTGTGCGATCGGCTCGCGATCATCGCCGGTGGCCAGCGCCGTTTCGAAGGCACAGTCGACGAAGCCCGCGCCACGCTGCCGATGCGCGCGCTCTACACCCCGCGCACGAACGGCCCCGGCCTCGCCGCGCTGCTCCCGGCGGGGCATGAGGCGGTGGGCGCCGCCTACCGCTTCACCCTGCCGCCCGAAGGGATTGAGCCGCTGATCCAGACATTGCTTGCCCAGGGCCACGGCATTGCCGGCCTCTCGCTCGACCGGCCGGGGCTGCACGACGCCTTTGTGCGGATCGTCAACCAGGCCAATGCAGAGGTGCAGGCATGA
- a CDS encoding metallopeptidase family protein, which produces MAGKGQSTSYAPSAADIEKIARETMDRLPDAFRVHLAGVLLIVEDFAEDAVLAEMGIEDPFELSGLYTGRPIGESAFTGDLPATIHLYRRALLDEWIDTGVTLEALVAHVLIHEVGHHFGLSDDDMHALEDAVQ; this is translated from the coding sequence ATGGCAGGCAAAGGTCAATCCACGAGCTACGCCCCAAGTGCGGCTGACATCGAAAAAATCGCGCGCGAAACGATGGATCGCCTGCCCGATGCCTTTCGCGTCCATCTTGCGGGCGTCCTCCTCATCGTCGAGGATTTCGCCGAAGACGCGGTTCTCGCCGAAATGGGGATTGAGGACCCGTTCGAACTGAGCGGGCTCTATACCGGCCGCCCGATCGGCGAGAGCGCCTTCACCGGCGATCTGCCCGCCACCATCCACCTTTATCGCCGCGCGCTGCTCGACGAGTGGATCGATACCGGCGTCACGCTCGAAGCGCTGGTCGCGCATGTCCTTATCCACGAGGTCGGCCATCATTTCGGGCTGTCCGACGACGATATGCACGCGCTCGAAGACGCGGTGCAGTGA
- a CDS encoding ABC transporter permease produces MNRLVRQTAVIARRDFVATVFTPTFLIFLLAPFFMILLGVVGGLGASRAGQASVVPGEIVALVSAEDATRLHAADGALRRIYRAHEEPPALRTLSLPADPASAARTLIARPDVQTGAILYGPLDRPHILVGPLGPRAGDYLARLAEDALRAGRAGIAVDAKLSQPIVERIAHKTPTPRGKEGLGFGAVFVLFFLTLLLAGQAVGTMAEEKSNKVIEILAAAVPLEAVFLGKLIGMFGVALLFIAFWGALAVIGIAQAPVDAALSAHLSPAIGLPAFLVLAAAYFTMAYLLLGAVFLGVGAQAATVREIQLLSLPITLFQVAMFGMSSAAASDPGSTVARVAEIFPFSSPFAMAARAATETALWPHLLALGWQALWVAITIIVSARLFRRGVLKSGSGTLFRRRRPQAPDASLT; encoded by the coding sequence ATGAACCGGCTTGTCCGCCAGACGGCGGTGATCGCGCGGCGCGATTTCGTCGCCACGGTCTTCACCCCCACCTTCCTCATCTTCCTGCTCGCCCCCTTCTTCATGATCCTGCTCGGTGTCGTCGGCGGGCTCGGCGCGTCGCGCGCGGGGCAGGCGAGCGTCGTTCCGGGCGAAATCGTGGCGCTCGTCAGCGCCGAGGATGCCACGCGGCTCCACGCCGCCGATGGCGCGCTGCGCCGGATCTACCGCGCGCATGAGGAACCACCGGCGCTGCGTACGCTGTCGCTCCCCGCCGATCCCGCATCCGCCGCGCGCACGCTCATCGCCCGCCCCGATGTCCAGACGGGCGCCATTCTCTACGGCCCGCTCGATCGCCCCCATATTCTGGTCGGTCCGCTCGGCCCGCGCGCGGGCGACTATCTTGCCCGGCTGGCCGAGGATGCGCTGCGCGCCGGCCGTGCCGGGATCGCAGTCGATGCAAAGCTCAGCCAGCCGATCGTCGAACGGATCGCGCACAAGACCCCTACCCCGCGCGGCAAGGAAGGGCTTGGCTTCGGGGCCGTCTTCGTCCTCTTCTTCCTCACCCTGCTCCTCGCCGGGCAGGCGGTTGGCACCATGGCCGAGGAAAAGAGCAACAAGGTGATCGAGATTCTCGCCGCCGCCGTCCCGCTCGAGGCCGTCTTTCTCGGCAAGCTCATCGGCATGTTCGGCGTCGCATTGCTCTTCATCGCCTTTTGGGGGGCGCTCGCCGTGATCGGCATCGCGCAGGCGCCGGTCGATGCCGCGCTCTCCGCGCATCTCAGCCCCGCCATCGGGCTCCCCGCCTTTCTCGTTCTCGCCGCCGCCTATTTCACCATGGCCTATCTGCTTCTGGGCGCGGTCTTCCTCGGCGTCGGCGCACAGGCGGCCACGGTGCGCGAGATTCAGCTTCTCTCGCTGCCCATCACGCTGTTTCAGGTCGCGATGTTCGGCATGTCCTCGGCAGCGGCGTCCGATCCGGGGTCGACGGTCGCGCGCGTAGCAGAGATATTTCCCTTCTCCTCGCCCTTTGCCATGGCGGCGCGCGCGGCAACCGAAACGGCGCTCTGGCCGCATCTTCTGGCGCTGGGCTGGCAGGCGCTCTGGGTTGCGATCACGATCATCGTCTCGGCCCGCCTTTTCCGCCGCGGCGTGCTCAAATCAGGCTCGGGCACGCTCTTCCGGCGGCGACGGCCACAGGCGCCGGACGCGTCATTGACATAG
- the ccmA gene encoding heme ABC exporter ATP-binding protein CcmA yields MSVPTLRFDQVACLRGGRLLFEGLSFALGAGDAGLVTGPNGAGKSSLLRIAAALLAPAAGTVTCNGGVSLSDENLALDPALALADALRFWARLDGSDDGAIARALEALAIAHLARIPVRMLSTGQRKRASLARVLASRAPIWLLDEPGNGLDTAALERLAAIMVDHRASGGIILAASHQPLGLTDALAIPVDAVAAA; encoded by the coding sequence GTGAGCGTACCAACGCTGCGCTTCGACCAGGTGGCCTGCCTGCGCGGCGGCCGCCTGTTGTTCGAGGGCTTGAGCTTTGCGCTCGGCGCGGGCGATGCCGGTCTCGTCACCGGACCCAATGGCGCGGGCAAATCCAGCCTGTTGCGGATTGCCGCCGCGCTCCTCGCCCCCGCTGCGGGAACCGTTACCTGCAACGGCGGGGTCAGCCTCAGCGATGAAAATCTCGCGCTCGATCCCGCGCTCGCGCTCGCCGATGCGCTGCGCTTCTGGGCGCGGCTCGACGGCAGCGACGATGGGGCCATCGCCCGCGCGCTGGAGGCGCTCGCCATCGCGCATCTCGCGCGCATTCCCGTGCGCATGCTTTCGACCGGCCAGCGCAAGCGTGCGTCGCTCGCGCGCGTCCTCGCCAGCCGCGCGCCGATCTGGCTGCTCGACGAACCCGGCAACGGGCTCGACACCGCCGCGCTCGAACGATTAGCCGCGATCATGGTCGATCACCGCGCCAGCGGCGGCATCATCCTCGCCGCGTCGCACCAGCCGCTCGGGCTGACCGATGCGCTCGCCATCCCGGTCGACGCCGTGGCTGCGGCATGA